A region of Vigna radiata var. radiata cultivar VC1973A chromosome 6, Vradiata_ver6, whole genome shotgun sequence DNA encodes the following proteins:
- the LOC106763733 gene encoding L-type lectin-domain containing receptor kinase IX.1-like, translating to MQHVGINNNSVASLNYSKFDIENNLGKMVYALITYNASAQLLAVSWSFDGTKSSSTPSGYLSYKIDLWAVLPEWVNVGFSGSTGSSTEKNVIHTWEFSSNLDLNSTHGVESDIATKCKVQVKIVVITVICSIVFVLVVISISWLIIKKRRTEDGFDLDRDVMPRRFGYEEIVAATNGFADDRRLGEGGSGQVYKGFLGDSGRVVAVKRIFSDVEDSERVFRNEVNIISRLIHRNLVQFMGWCHEKEELILVFEYMSNGSLDNHLFGNRRSLTWDVRYKIALGVARALRYLHEDAEQSVVHRDIKSGNVLLDTDFNTKISDFGIARLVDPRLRTQRTKVVGTYGYLAPEYINGGRVSKESDMYSFGVLALEIACGRRTYQDGEDNHVPLAKWVWKHYVDGNILNAADEELKMDFDIYEMKCLLSVGIWCTLQDHKERPTSEQVINVLKQEVSLPMFSAKFSNNGQPDPLESSSRKA from the coding sequence ATGCAACACGTAGGGATCAACAATAACTCTGTGGCATCTCTCAATTATAGCAAGTTTGATATTGAAAACAACTTAGGGAAGATGGTGTATGCGTTGATAACTTACAATGCTTCTGCCCAACTCCTGGCTGTTTCGTGGTCCTTTGATGGAACTAAATCTTCTTCTACTCCTAGCGGTTATCTTTCGTACAAGATCGACCTGTGGGCAGTTTTGCCGGAGTGGGTCAATGTTGGGTTTTCGGGTTCAACTGGATCGTCCACTGAGAAAAACGTGATCCATACCTGGGAGTTCAGTTCAAACCTGGATCTTAATTCTACGCATGGAGTGGAAAGTGACATCGCAACCAAATGCAAGGTTCAGGTCAAGATAGTAGTTATTACAGTCATTTGTTCTATTGTTTTTGTGCTTGTTGTCATTAGTATTTCTTGGTTGATTATCAAAAAGAGAAGAACAGAGGATGGTTTTGATTTAGATAGAGATGTTATGCCTAGAAGGTTTGGTTATGAGGAAATAGTTGCAGCCACGAACGGGTTTGCAGACGATAGAAGGCTGGGAGAAGGGGGCTCTGGACAAGTTTACAAAGGATTTCTGGGAGATTCAGGGCGCGTGGTTGCTGTGAAAAGGATATTTTCTGATGTTGAAGATTCTGAGAGAGTATTTAGAAACGAGGTGAACATTATAAGTCGTCTTATACATAGAAACCTTGTGCAATTCATGGGGTGGTGCCACGAGAAAGAGGAGTTGATACTGGTTTTTGAGTACATGAGTAATGGAAGCCTTGACAATCATCTGTTTGGCAACAGAAGAAGTTTGACATGGGATGTGAGATACAAGATAGCATTAGGTGTGGCTAGAGCACTTCGTTATCTTCATGAAGACGCGGAGCAGAGTGTTGTTCATAGGGACATAAAGTCAGGAAATGTTTTGTTGGACACAGATTTCAACACAAAGATTAGTGACTTTGGGATAGCAAGGTTGGTGGATCCAAGATTGAGGACTCAGAGGACAAAGGTGGTGGGGACATATGGGTACCTAGCTCCAGAATATATAAACGGAGGGAGGGTTAGCAAAGAATCAGACATGTACAGTTTTGGGGTTTTGGCTTTGGAGATAGCATGTGGAAGGAGGACTTACCAGGATGGCGAAGATAATCATGTGCCTTTGGCGAAATGGGTATGGAAACATTATGTGGATGGGAATATTTTGAATGCTGCTGATGAGGAATTGAAGATGGATTTTGACatatatgaaatgaaatgtTTGCTCAGTGTAGGAATATGGTGTACCCTCCAAGACCACAAGGAAAGGCCAACCTCAGAACAGGTTATAAATGTTCTTAAACAAGAAGTGTCATTGCCAATGTTTTCTGCAAAATTCTCTAATAATGGGCAACCGGATCCCTTGGAATCATCATCCAGAAAAGCATAA